A genomic segment from Phragmites australis chromosome 6, lpPhrAust1.1, whole genome shotgun sequence encodes:
- the LOC133922677 gene encoding uncharacterized protein LOC133922677, producing MDAIDAELALAQEERRKMEEALAAGAPMAVSSVTFDTDLYGGGGTDPNRFADYDTSIPASEDDTAEDDTEAANPAPRRLATYTGHAIAAADLPRAPDDDGLPKRSHRIIDREDDYRRRRLNQIISPERHDPFAAGEATPDPSVRTYADVMRDAALKKKKEDLLREIAKKKKEEEENEKQKKAAAPEQPAAATKRRNRWDQSQDGDAAAGTKKAKTSSDWDAPDATPGIGRWDATPGRVGDATPSVRRNRWDETPTPGRMADADATPAAGGATPGATPSGAWDATPKLPGGLVTPTPGKKQRSRWDETPASMGSATPGSLGAATPAGYTPGPTPFGAENLATPTPSQIARGPMTPEQYQLLRWERDIEERNRPLTDEELDAMFPQEGYKILEPPASYQPIRTPARKLLATPTPMGTPLYAIPEENRGQQFDVPKELPGGLPLMKPEDYQYFGTLLNEEEEEQLSPEEQKERKIMKLLLKVKNGTPPQRKTALRQLTDKAREFGAGPLFNKILPLLMQPTLEDQERHLLVKVIDRVLYKLDELVRPFVHKILVVIEPLLIDEDYYARVEGREIISNLSKAAGLATMIAAMRPDIDNIDEYVRNTTARAFSVVASALGIPALLPFLKAVCQSKKSWQARHTGIKIVQQIAILMGCAVLPHLKSLVEIIEHGLSDENQKVRTITALSLAALAEAAAPYGIESFDTVLKPLWKGIRSHRGKVLAAFLKAIGFIIPLMDALYASYYTKEVMQVLIREFQSPDEEMKKIVLKVVKQCVSTEGVEADYIRNDILPDFFKHFWVRRMALDRRNYKQLVETTVEMANKVGVADIVGRVVEDLKDESEPYRRMVMETIEKVVANLGASDIDARLEELLIDGILYAFQEQTSDDANVMLNGFGAVVNALGQRVKPYLPQICGTIKWRLNNKSAKVRQQAADLISRIAIVMKQCQEEQLMGHLGVVLYEYLGEEYPEVLGSILGALKAIVNVIGMTKMTPPIKDLLPRLTPILKNRHEKVQENCIDLVGRIADRGAEFVPAREWMRICFELLEMLKAHKKGIRRATVNTFGYIAKAIGPQDVLATLLNNLKVQERQNRVCTTVAIAIVAETCSPFTVLPALMNEYRVPELNVQNGVLKSLSFLFEYIGEMGKDYIYAVTPLLEDALMDRDLVHRQTAASAVKHMALGVAGLGCEDALVHLLNYVWPNIFETSPHVINAVMEAIEGMRVALGAAVILNYCLQGLFHPARKVREVYWKIYNSLYIGAQDALVAAYPGLEDDGDNIFSRPELAMFV from the coding sequence ATGGACGCGATCGACGCGGAGCTCGCGCTCGCGCAGGAGGAGCGGCGCAAGATGGAGGAGGCGCTCGCGGCCGGCGCGCCCATGGCCGTCTCCTCCGTCACCTTCGACACCGACCTCTACGGCGGTGGGGGTACCGACCCCAACCGCTTCGCCGACTACGACACATCCATCCCGGCCTCCGAGGACGACACCGCTGAAGACGATACGGAGGCCGCCAACCCGGCGCCGCGCCGCCTCGCGACCTACACGGGCcacgccatcgccgccgccgacctccCCCGCGCGCCCGACGATGACGGGCTGCCGAAGCGGTCCCACCGCATCATCGACCGCGAGGACGactaccgccgccgccgcctcaacCAAATTATCTCGCCGGAGCGCCACGACCCGTTCGCTGCCGGTGAGGCCACACCGGACCCCTCCGTGCGGACCTACGCTGATGTCATGCGCGACGCCgcgctgaagaagaagaaggaggaccTGCTGCGCGAGAtcgccaagaagaagaaggaggaggaggagaatgagAAGCAAAAGAAGGCTGCTGCGCCCGAGCAGCCAGCCGCCGCGACGAAGCGGCGCAACAGGTGGGATCAGTCTCAGGACGGCGATGCTGCTGCAGGGACTAAGAAGGCGAAGACGTCCTCGGACTGGGATGCGCCTGATGCAACTCCTGGGATTGGGCGTTGGGATGCTACCCCTGGACGTGTTGGAGATGCGACACCCTCGGTGAGAAGGAACAGATGGGATGAGACACCAACTCCGGGGAGGATGGCCGATGCAGACGCCACGCCTGCAGCTGGTGGTGCTACGCCCGGCGCAACTCCATCTGGGGCTTGGGATGCTACTCCGAAGCTGCCTGGTGGGCTTGTCACACCAACCCCTGGTAAGAAGCAGAGATCAAGGTGGGATGAGACACCGGCGAGTATGGGGAGTGCAACCCCTGGCAGTCTTGGTGCTGCAACACCTGCAGGCTACACTCCTGGACCGACTCCATTTGGTGCAGAAAACCTTGCCACACCAACACCTAGCCAGATTGCTCGCGGCCCGATGACTCCAGAGCAGTACCAGCTCCTGCGGTGGGAGCGGGACATTGAGGAGAGGAACAGGCCTCTCACAGATGAGGAGCTTGACGCCATGTTCCCACAGGAGGGGTACAAAATTCTTGAACCTCCAGCTTCTTACCAGCCCATAAGGACTCCAGCAAGAAAGCTTCTTGCGACGCCAACACCTATGGGGACACCACTCTATGCTATTCCTGAGGAGAATCGTGGGCAGCAGTTTGATGTGCCCAAGGAGTTGCCTGGTGGGCTGCCACTAATGAAACCAGAAGATTACCAATACTTTGGAACATTGCTgaatgaggaagaggaggagcagctgTCGCCGGAGGAGCAGAAGGAAAGGAAAATCATGAAACTGCTGCTCAAGGTGAAGAATGGCACACCCCCACAGCGCAAAACAGCACTCCGGCAGCTGACAGACAAAGCCCGGGAATTCGGTGCTGGCCCTCTGTTCAACAAAATCCTGCCCTTGCTCATGCAGCCAACACTAGAGGACCAGGAGAGGCATCTTCTGGTGAAAGTCATTGACAGGGTGCTGTATAAGCTGGACGAACTAGTACGTCCATTCGTCCATAAGATTCTTGTGGTTATTGAGCCACTTCTGATTGATGAGGACTACTATGCTCGTGTTGAAGGCCGGGAGATCATCTCAAATCTTAGCAAAGCAGCTGGTCTTGCCACTATGATCGCTGCCATGCGACCGGATATTGACAACATTGATGAGTACGTGAGAAACACCACAGCTAGGGCATTCAGTGTGGTGGCTTCAGCTTTGGGTATCCCGGCCCTCTTACCGTTCTTGAAGGCTGTCTGTCAGAGTAAGAAGTCTTGGCAGGCTCGGCACACTGGTATCAAAATCGTTCAGCAGATTGCTATTCTCATGGGCTGTGCTGTTCTGCCACATCTCAAGTCACTAGTTGAGATCATTGAGCATGGTCTGAGTGATGAGAACCAGAAAGTGCGGACAATCACTGCCCTTTCTCTTGCTGCACTCGCTGAGGCTGCTGCACCCTATGGTATTGAAAGTTTTGATACTGTGTTAAAGCCTTTGTGGAAGGGTATCAGATCTCACCGTGGAAAGGTCCTTGCTGCCTTCTTGAAGGCCATTGGTTTCATCATCCCTCTTATGGATGCTCTGTATGCTAGTTACTACACAAAGGAGGTGATGCAGGTCCTCATTAGGGAGTTCCAGTCACCAGATGAAGAGATGAAGAAGATTGTCCTCAAGGTTGTAAAACAGTGTGTCAGTACAGAGGGTGTGGAGGCTGATTATATCCGGAATGATATCCTTCCAGATTTCTTCAAACACTTCTGGGTTAGGAGAATGGCTTTAGACCGTAGGAACTATAAGCAGCTTGTGGAAACTACAGTGGAGATGGCAAACAAGGTTGGAGTTGCTGATATTGTTGGGAGGGTTGTTGAGGATCTGAAAGATGAAAGCGAGCCCTACAGGAGAATGGTGATGGAAACAATTGAGAAGGTGGTGGCCAACTTGGGTGCTTCAGATATTGATGCTCGTCTAGAAGAGCTGCTTATTGATGGTATCCTGTATGCTTTCCAAGAGCAGACGAGTGATGATGCGAATGTTATGCTTAATGGTTTTGGAGCTGTGGTTAATGCACTTGGACAGAGAGTTAAGCCTTACCTTCCTCAGATTTGTGGTACCATCAAGTGGCGGCTAAACAATAAGAGTGCAAAAGTTAGGCAGCAAGCTGCTGATCTGATCTCAAGGATAGCCATTGTTATGAAGCAGTGCCAGGAGGAGCAGCTCATGGGTCACTTGGGTGTTGTGCTGTATGAGTACCTAGGAGAGGAGTATCCTGAAGTGCTGGGTTCAATTCTTGGAGCTTTGAAGGCTATCGTGAATGTCATTGGTATGACTAAAATGACGCCCCCAATCAAAgatcttcttcctcgtcttaCCCCCATCTTGAAGAACAGGCACGAGAAGGTCCAAGAGAACTGCATTGATCTCGTTGGTCGAATTGCTGACCGTGGAGCAGAATTTGTGCCAGCTAGAGAGTGGATGAGGATTTGTTTCGAGCTGCTTGAAATGTTGAAGGCTCACAAGAAGGGTATTAGGAGAGCCACTGTAAACACGTTTGGTTATATTGCAAAGGCTATTGGACCACAGGATGTGTTGGCCACTCTGTTAAATAATTTGAAGGTGCAGGAGCGACAGAACCGTGTTTGCACTACTGTAGCAATTGCCATTGTTGCTGAAACTTGCTCACCTTTCACAGTTTTGCCTGCCCTCATGAATGAGTACCGTGTCCCAGAGCTCAATGTACAGAATGGTGTTCTGAagtctctctctttcttatttGAGTACATTGGTGAGATGGGCAAAGATTACATATATGCTGTCACTCCCTTGCTTGAAGATGCTTTAATGGATAGAGATCTAGTTCACCGGCAGACTGCTGCCTCTGCTGTTAAGCACATGGCTCTAGGAGTTGCTGGCTTGGGTTGTGAGGATGCTCTTGTCCATTTGCTTAACTATGTCTGGCCCAACATATTTGAGACATCTCCCCATGTCATAAATGCTGTCATGGAGGCGATTGAGGGAATGAGGGTTGCGCTAGGTGCAGCTGTGATTTTGAATTATTGCCTCCAAGGTCTTTTCCATCCAGCAAGGAAAGTACGTGAAGTGTATTGGAAGATCTACAACTCACTATACATTGGTGCACAAGATGCACTTGTTGCTGCTTATCCTGGCCTGGAGGATGACGGGGATAATATCTTCAGCCGTCCAGAGCTGGCAATGTTTGTCTGA
- the LOC133923261 gene encoding auxin-induced protein 15A-like yields MAIMGYFGAPRLHGRKQEATLCGGESLSAALLDADELAEAAVPKGYFAVYVGAEARRFVVPTNYLCQPAFRDLMERAAEEFGFAQAGGIRIPCREEDFEATIAALEARRRRQRRPGRVGTALTKARSL; encoded by the coding sequence ATGGCCATCATGGGCTACTTCGGGGCGCCGAGGCTCCACGGGAGGAAGCAGGAAGCGACGCTTTGCGGCGGGGAGAGCCTGAGCGCCGCCCTGCTCGACGCCGACGAGctggcggaggcggcggtgccGAAGGGGTACTTCGCGGTGTATGTGGGCGCGGAGGCGCGGCGGTTCGTGGTGCCGACGAACTACCTCTGCCAGCCGGCGTTCCGGGACCTCATGGAGCGCGCCGCCGAGGAGTTCGGCTTCGCGCAGGCCGGTGGCATCCGCATCCCCTGCCGCGAGGAGGACTTCGAAGCCACCATCGCCGCGCTCGAggcgcgccggcggcggcagcggcggccgggCAGGGTCGGCACGGCGCTTACCAAGGCCAGGTCGCTGTAG
- the LOC133920713 gene encoding auxin-induced protein X15-like produces the protein MGEQGRSSSNKIRDIVRLQQLLKKWKRLALSPKAGKSSGHGVPKGFFAVCVGEEMKRFVIPTEYLGHWAFEELLKEAEEEFGFRHEGALRIPCDVEVFEGILRLVGRKEEAVCYCSSEQEILCR, from the coding sequence ATGGGGGAGCAAGGCAGGTCAAGCAGCAACAAGATCAGAGACATTGTGAGGCTGCAACAGCTTCTCAAGAAGTGGAAGAGGCTTGCACTTTCACCAAAGGCTGGCAAGAGCAGCGGCCATGGCGTCCCGAAGGGGTTCTTCGCGGTGTGCGTCGGCGAGGAGATGAAGAGGTTTGTGATCCCTACAGAGTACCTGGGACACTGGGCGTTTGAGGAGCTTCTGAAGGAGGCAGAGGAAGAGTTTGGGTTCCGGCATGAGGGGGCTCTGAGGATCCCCTGTGATGTGGAGGTCTTTGAGGGCATCCTGAGGCTGGTGGGCAGGAAGGAGGAGGCAGTGTGCTACTGTTCTTCAGAGCAGGAGATCTTGTGCAGATGA